In Campylobacter sp. RM16189, the DNA window TCAAACAAACTTCGATGTGCGCCTAAAAATAAATTTAGCGTATTTAAGCCGTTAGTTTCAGGCTTTTGCGATTTGGATACCACGCTTACGCTAAGAGAGTTTTTAACACACCAATAAGCGCTAAAAAGCCCTGAAATTCCGCTTCCTATAACCACTACGTCTTTCATAGGTTTTCCTTTAAATTTATCTTGAGTAGCTTAATTTTAGCAAATTTTTGTAATTTAAGATAAAATAACGCCAAACTTAAATTTATGGAAAAATATGCAAAAATTTCTAACGACACTAAAAGATATCGGCGAACTAATCGTATTTAAGCACTCTATTTTTGCGTTGCCGTTTATCTTTACGGCGATGATAGTTGCAAGCAAACAGATAAATAACTCGGCTTGGTTTGGCTGGAAGCTGTTGATTTTAGGCATAATCTGCGCGGTCAGCGCCAGAAATTTTGCAATGGCTTTTAACCGCTATATGGATGAGGATATAGATAAATTAAACCCGCGAACCGCAAATCGTCCAAGCGTTGACGGACGCATAGGCAGGGGGAATTTGCTTGTTTTTATCATCGCAAATGCGGCGATCTTTGTCATAGTTGCTTGGCTTATAAACGATCTTGCATTTTGGCTGTCGTTTCCGATTTTAATCATTCTTGGCGGATATTCGCTCTTTAAGCGCTTTAGCGAACTTGCGCATTTGGTGCTTGGTTTATCGCTTGGTTTAGCTCCGATTGCAGGAGCAGTGGCGATAAGTGCGAGCATACCTTTATGGAGCGCGCTACTGTGTCTTGGGGTAATGTTTTGGGTGGCGGGATTTGACCTGCTTTATTCGCTTCAGGATATGGAATTTGATAAGCAAAAGGGGCTTTTTAGCATACCTTCGATATATGGCGAAAAGGCTACGATGTTTATCTCTGCGCTTTTTCATCTAAATGCGATTTTATTTTGGTTGCTCTTTGCTTGGGCTGCAAATTTGGGACTTTGGGCATTTATCGGAGTTATATTAAGCGCAGTGATTTTATTTGCCGAACACAAAATCGTTCGCAAGGATTTTAGCAAGATAGATAGAGCCTTTTTCACGCTAAACGGCTATCTTGGAATTATGTTTTTTATATTTATATGGATAGATTTATGAGGCTTTATCCTGCAAATTTAGATATCGTTTTTGAAGAAATTTTAGATAGAAAAGATGAATTTGCGATTGAATTCGATAAGCTAAGCGGAAGCGAGGACGATCCGCTGGGACAGTGGCTAAAGCGTGCTAAGGCAAGAGGTGAAACCAAAGAGAGCGATCAGGTTTTGCTGACACTTTTAACCGAACTGCACCGCAAATTTGACGAACTAAACGCATATTTGAAAAACGAAAAAATTTCAAAGCTTGAGCTTAACGAAAGCTCGGTGATAGAAGGTGTCGGCTTTGAAAATTTTGCGATAAAAGAGGCTAAATTTAGCACCGGAGGCAGTTATTACGCTAGAATTTCAATGCCGATATTTCCAAAGCGTGATTTAGCGGTGTTTTTTGAAGCAGTTGATGAAAAAACAGCCAAGATAACAAAGATGCACGAAAGCGATGAGAGCGACTACAACGGATATGTAACGGCTAGAGAGCGCGTGATGATACGCGAGTTAAGGGGAAATAATGGGTAGCGATTTTATAATTTTTATTGGACTTGGACTTATTTTAGTAATACTTTTTTTATTGGTAGTGTTTAAAGACATGGAGGCTGGCAAGAAATTTTCAAGATATGAAAAAGTATTAGAAGGTATCATCCAAGAGAATCATCTCTTAAAAAAACAACTTAACAATATAGAGATAGCAGGAAGTGCAAATATAGATGTAGAAGCGATAGAATTACGATTAGAACAAAGACTAAACGAGCAGATAAACTCAAAAATCATCCCTATAGTAAATACTCTTAAAGGGATAGAAACTTCCATAGACAGCTTTCAAGAAGAGCAGCAAAACAGGATTTACACACTTGAAGAACGAACTAAAACCATAGGAAAAATAACATCAAATAGCGAAGAAACTGACGAAAAACGAATTATAGATATGTATAAAGATGGTAAAAACATAGAAACAATAGCCAAAGATCTTAGACTTGGAATAGGCAAAGTCGAATTTGTCCTCAAATTTAATAAACTCATTTAAATAAATAAAACTAATTAAACTTATAAAATATAAAAAATAAACATCACTAAAATAGTCAAAATTTAAAAAATTTTAAAGGTAAGCTCCATATAATGCTTATAAATTTGTTTAGATAAAAATCTAAATTAACTAAGGGTAGAAAGATGTTAATAGACGGGCATGGACGAGTTGTTGATTATCTGCGCATTTCAGTAACACAACGCTGCAACTTTAGATGTAAATACTGTATGCCAAAAACCCCTTTTGAATGGACACCAAAAGAGAATTTACTTAGTTTTGAGGAGCTGTTTTTATTTGTCAAAGTCGCAATCGACGAGGGTGTAAAAAAGATCCGAATAACAGGCGGCGAACCGCTTTTAAGAAAAGATCTTGACAGTTTTATAAGGATGATACACGATTATAAAAACGACATAGATTTAGCCCTTACTACAAACGGCTACATGCTAAAGCACTACGCAAGAGCGCTTAAAGATGCGGGGCTTAAAAGACTAAACATGTCGCTTGATAGCCTCAAAATCGAAAAAGCTAAATTTATCGCGCAAAAAAGCGTGCTTCACGAAGTTTTGACAGGTTTTGAAGCCGCACTTGACGCAGGACTTAAAGTAAAGATAAATACCGTCGCGCTAAAAGGCGTAAATG includes these proteins:
- the moaA gene encoding GTP 3',8-cyclase MoaA, giving the protein MLIDGHGRVVDYLRISVTQRCNFRCKYCMPKTPFEWTPKENLLSFEELFLFVKVAIDEGVKKIRITGGEPLLRKDLDSFIRMIHDYKNDIDLALTTNGYMLKHYARALKDAGLKRLNMSLDSLKIEKAKFIAQKSVLHEVLTGFEAALDAGLKVKINTVALKGVNDDELVSLLEFAKSRGCQIRFIEYMENMHADDELKGMKAAEILDVIGQKYKITSDGKLPTSPASIYMLEDGYKFGIIDPHKHDFCESCNRIRLTAEGFLIPCLYFEDAMSIKDAVKAGDVKGASEILRKVLQNKPEKNRWEAGVANETSSRAFYQTGG
- the mqnP gene encoding menaquinone biosynthesis prenyltransferase MqnP, with translation MQKFLTTLKDIGELIVFKHSIFALPFIFTAMIVASKQINNSAWFGWKLLILGIICAVSARNFAMAFNRYMDEDIDKLNPRTANRPSVDGRIGRGNLLVFIIANAAIFVIVAWLINDLAFWLSFPILIILGGYSLFKRFSELAHLVLGLSLGLAPIAGAVAISASIPLWSALLCLGVMFWVAGFDLLYSLQDMEFDKQKGLFSIPSIYGEKATMFISALFHLNAILFWLLFAWAANLGLWAFIGVILSAVILFAEHKIVRKDFSKIDRAFFTLNGYLGIMFFIFIWIDL